The sequence ACGTGCTCTACCTCGGAGCAGACGTCCCCGAGTCCAGCTGGGAGGCGGCGGTGCGGGGCAGCTCGGCCCGGGCTGCGGTGTTGTCGGTGGTGACGCCCGAGGACCGCGCGACAGCGACAGCAGTCGTCGAGCGCCTGCTCGCAGCCGACCCGCGTCCGGTCGTGTGCGCCGGCGGGACTTCTGGTGCCGACCTAGCCACGGGTTGCCATACGCTCGCACCAGACATTGGTGTGGCGGCGCGCGAGCTCGACGATCTCACGCGCGACGCTGCTCGCTAGTCGTTCCAGTCAGGACGGACGAGTGGAGAATGCTGCGGAGGCGCTGCGCCGGTGGGAGGCCGCCGGTGGGCACTGGCGAGTGTTGTCCCAGTCTGGGACAGACGTCGTCGTTGGTCTGTTCAGCTGTGACGGCGGCGAGGAGATGGAGCGCCTCAGCGTGCCAGGCCAAGCGTTGGACGGACTGTCGGAAGGCCCGCGCGGCAGGGACGACTGACAGTGCTCAGGCGCCGACGTCGTCCGAGGGCCCGGGTCCGGCCAACGCGAGGATCCGGTCGCGGATCTGCCGTTCGGCCTGACGCCAGATGGTGGCCGAGTGGGCGTGCAGATGGTGTGGGCCGGTTCCCGGCCGGGCTTCGTCGCGGCGCAGCTCCTGCAGCCGGGCCCGTTCGGCGAACCAGTCCGCCGCCTCGATCAGCTCGCTCAACGCAACGGTCCGTGACTCGATCGACACCGCTGTCATGCATGCACGTTGCGCCCAAGCACCACTCCTTCGGCGTCGGTGCGGGGAATCTGCTCAGTATTGGGGCCGTCGCGTGGCGTGGTGAGCCATTGGTCATGCTGGACGCGCGCGCGGACGGCAGGAGAAGGTTGCGCACGTGAGCGTTCGCGTCGGGCTGTGCGGCTGGACCATCTCGCAGGCGAGCTACGTACGGCGCTTTCCGCTGGTCGAGGTGCAGCACACGTTCTACGAACCGCCGCCCGACGCGATGCTGGCGCGGTGGCGGACGCAGGTGCCCGTCGGCTTCGAGTTCACGATCAAGGCGTGGCAGGTCGTCACCCATGAGTCCAACAGCCCCACCTACCGGCGCCTGAAGCGACCGCTGCCGGACAGCGCCCGGGGACAGGTCGGCGCGTTCCGTACGACGCCTCCGGTCCTTGCGGGCTGGCAGCGGACCCTCGAGTGCGCCCGCATCCTGCAGGCCACGGCTGTGCTGCTTCAGTGCCCGAAGAGCTTCCGGCCCACGGCCGACAACGTCGACCGACTGCGCACGTTCGTGTCACAGGTCGAGCGGCCCGCCGGTCGCCTGCTGTGGGAGCCCCGCGGTGAGTGGCCCACGCAGCTGCTCACCGAGCTCTGCTCAGAGCTGGACCTGGTCCATGTCGTCGACCCGATGCAGACCGAGACAGTGACGCCGGAGCAGACCTACTACCGGCTGCACGGCACCACCGGGTCGCGGCACGTGCACACCGATGACGAGCTGCGTCGCTTGCGCGACCTGGTCGTGGGGCGGCCCTCGCCCTACGTCATGTTCAACAACCTGCCCCGCACCGGCGACGCCGAGCGGTTCCGCGCCCTGCTCTCGAACATGATGGCGCCATGACCACTCGCCGCGGCCTGTTCGTCGCCCCCTTCGGCCCGCTGGCCGACCCTCGGGTGATCGGCGACCTGGCAGCGGCAGCCGAGGCAGCCGGCTGGGACGGGTTCTTCCTCTGGGACCACCTGCAGTATGGCGAGCGGGTGGCCGCGATCGCCGACGTGTGGACGTGTTGTGCCGCCGTCGCGATGCGGACCGAGCGCTTGCTGTTCGGGCCGATGGTGACCCCGCTGCCGCGGCGCCGACCCCAGGTCCTGGCACGGCAGGCAGCCAGTCTGGCGGTGCTGTCGGGGGACCGGTTCGTGCTGGGACTGGGGCTGGGCGACGACGGGGTGGGGGAGTTCAGCGACTTCGGCGACGAGCCGGACCCCAAGGTCCGTGGCCGGATGCTCGACGAAGGGCTGGACGTGCTCACCGCCCTGCTGTCCGGCGAACAGGTTGACCACGGTGGACCCCACTACGCCGCCCGAGACGTCCGATACCTTCCGGCGCCACACATGCCGATCTGGCTGGCCGGGCGGTTCGGCAACAAGGCGCCGCTCCGCCGGGCTGCACGGCACGACGGCTTCTTCGTCATCGGCCTGGACGGACCCGATGACCTCGAGGACGTGATCACACGTCTCGCCGAGCACGACCCGGCGCCCGGCTTCGAGGTGGTGGTCGACCTCCAGCCCGACCAGGACCTGAGTGACTGGCTCGACCGAGGTGCCTCGTGGGTGCTGACCCGGATCGGCCCGTTCGACATCGACCTCGACGAGGTCCGACGGGTCGTCGACGCCGGTCCCTGAGGGCGCCGCCGCCGGCCGCGTCCACCGTCGCCGTCGACGGCGTCTGGCTCGGCGAGGTCAGGGGCGATCGAGGCGCGACGGCGTGCTGTCCGCGACGACGGCGCCCCGCTGGCCCATCGGGCGATCGGGACCTGTCGTGGAGTCGTGCAGGGTCTGCCGTTCCGACTCGCCGTTGACCGCTGCTCCGAACACGACGAGCAGGACGGTGAGCCAGAGCCACAGCATGCTGATCGCCACACCGGCGAGCGAGCCGTAGGTGGTGCCGTAGGTGCCGAGGTTCTGCACATAGGTGAACAGCGCAGCGGAGGTGGCAGCCCAGAGCACCGTGGCGCCTGCGGCTCCCCAGGTCGTCCATCGCCACTGCGGGTTCTTCCGGTCCGGGGCGAACCGATAGAGGACGGCGAGCATGATGCTCATCAGGACTGCCAGTGCCGGCCACACAGCCATCGCCACCCAGGCACCCACGAAGCCCGGCGAGTCGGCGATGGCCCGGGAGAGAATGCCGGCCAGGGCGATTGCCGCGCCCAGCAGCAGCGCACCGCCCAGGACGAACAGGAGGCCCAGCAGGGTCCGCCGGAAGAAACCCCTGGTCTCCGTCTCGTGGTAGGCCACGTTCATCGCGTCGATCAGAGCCACCATGGCGGTCGTGGCGGTCCACAACGCGAGCGCGAGCCCGATGAGGCCGCGCGTCGTCAGCACCTCCGTCGAGGCGGTGGTGATGCTCGTCAGCTGGTCGGTGACCATCACCTCGACCTGCGGCGGCAGCACCTCCGCGATCCGGGCGAGCTGGCCGCGCGCCTGCGCAGGGGTGTTGAGGGCGCCGTACACCGAGAGCGCGGTCACCAGCACCGGCGCGATGGACAGGACTGCGAAGAACGCGACCCCGGCGCTGAGGAAGAGCAGCCGCGCGTCCACCACATGTCTCGCGGCGCGCCGCACCAGGTCGCGCCAGCTCTGGGCCGACAGCTGTCCCGGGCCGAGAGCATCGTCCGCCAAGGCGCTCGGGTGTTCGTCTGGGCTCTGCGTCACCGGGCTCATCATTCGCTCCGCCGCGGCGCGTGTCGATTGCGGCCGCGACGTCCGCGGCGGACAGGAGCACGAGGGTGCGGTCGTGCGGTTGCTCCTTCCCGGCTGATGCAGGTCTGGAGCGTCCTTCAAATCGGCGATGGACAACTCACGCGGAGGCGCGGACTCTTGAAGCAACTCGTCTAGCCACTGGGTGGAGGACCAGATGGCCCATGCACCCATCACGGCGTCGGGCCACGTGCCGGCCCTGGACGGGATCCGGGGCGTGGCGGTCGCGGCGGTGCTCGCGTTTCACGGCGGGCTGTCCTGGGCGACCGGCGGCTTCCTCGGTGTGGATGCGTTCTTCGTGCTCTCCGGCTACTTGATCACGGCGCTCTTGCTGGCCGAGTGGAGCCGAAGCGGAGGACGGATCGACCTGGCTGCGTTCTGGGGCCGTCGCGTACGGCGGCTGCTCCCGGCGCTGCTCCTGGTGGTCACGGCCGTCGCGATCGGTGCGCGGGCGCTGCTGCCTCCCGAGGAAGTCCGGCTGTTGCGCGGTGACGGCATGGCAGCCCTGTTCTACGTCGCCAACTGGCGGATGACCTTCCGGGGCAGTGACTACTTCGCGCAGACGGCCGCGCCGTCGCCGCTGGAGCACACCTGGTCGCTCGGCATCGAGGAGCAGTTCTACCTGTTGTGGCCGTTGGTGCTGTGTGCGGTCCTCTTTGTCCGGCGGACGGATCACACGGCGAGGAGGGCCACCGAGAGAGGTCGGCTGCGGATCCACCTGGGGTGGCTGGTGGTGGTGTGCCTCGTGGGGGCCGTGGCCTCGACGGCGGCGCTCGCCACGACGTATTCCGCGCAGGACCCCGGGCGGGCCTACTACGGCACCGACACGCGAGGTGCAGCCATCCTGATCGGGGCTGGACTCGCCGCCTTCCTGGCGCTGCGCAGCGAGCGGCTCACAGGTCTGCCCGGTGAGCTGGCGACACCAGCGTCACGGCAGGTCCCTGCGGGGTGGGTCCGGGCGAGCCTGAGTGGGTCGGCAGTGGCGGCAGCCGCGATCGTGTTGTGGTCCTTCACCCACCTGTCGGGCACCGACGAGGCGCTCTACGAAGGAGGGATGGCCTGCGTGGCGCTCGCCGTGGCCGTGGTGATCGCGCACGTGGTCCTGGTCCCATCGGGGTTCTCCGCCCGGCTGCTGTCGGTGCCGCCGCTCCCGGCGCTGGGTCGGATCTCCTACGGCGTCTACCTGTGGCACTGGCCGGTGTTCATCGCCGCCAACGCCGATCGGACCGGACTGAACGGGCTGCCCCTGTTCACGGTGCGGTGCCTGGTGACCGTAGGCATCGCCTCCCTCTCCTATGTGCTGGTCGAACGCCCGATCCAGCTCCGGGTGCGGCCGAGGCGACCAGCGCTCGCCGCGACCGGGGCAGGGCTCGCAGTTGCGGTCGGGGCCGTGGTGCTGGTGGTCACGACCGCGATGCCGCCACTGCCACCGCGGCCGGCGGAGGCGTCGGTCGCCGCCGCGGTGGACCGTTTCCTCGACGGCGGCGAGACCGTCGCCGCTCTTGGCCGGAGCAAGGACCCGTCAGCAGGGACGGCAAGGCCGCCCACGCCCCGGCCGACGCCCCACCTGCATCACCGACGGCCCGGACAGCCGGTCGTGGTCGACGTGTTCGGCGACTCGGTTGCCTGGACGCTGGTGCACTACCTGCCGAGCCATCCTGACCTCGACGTGCGCGACCGCACCCTCATGGGCTGTGGGGTGAGCAGGACTGCCCCCTTCCGCTACGCCGGCCGTGTCCACGCCGGACTGATGCCGACGTGCCGGGACTGGCCCAAGATCTGGCGGGCCGCCATCACCAACGACGACCCGGACGTCGCCCTCATCCTGGTCGGTCGGTGGGAGACGATGGACCGGGTCCTGGACGGGCGATGGACGCACGTCGGCGAACCGGAGTTCGACGCGCACCTGCGATCCGAGCTGGAGCTGGCGATCCGCGTGGCCGGCGCGCGCGGCGCGCACGTGCTGCTCGCGACCGAGCCCTACAACCGGCGCTGGGAACAGCTCGACGGGAGTCTCTTCTCGGAGGACGAGCCGCCACGGGTGACCGCCTGGAACCGGTTGCTGCGCGCCGTCGCACGCAGCCATCCGCACGTGCGAGTGATCGACTTCGGCGAACGAGTCTCCCCGGGGGGCCGCTTCACCTGGACGGCCGGCGGCTACCAGGTCCGGTCTGACGGGCTGCACCTGACCCCGTCCGGCGTCCAGGGCTGGATAGCTCCCTGGCTCCTGCCGCAGCTGATCGACGCCGTGCCGCAGTGACGTCCGCGCCGGTCGCCTGCAGTCAGCTCGCGGCGACGTCTCGGCGGCGGTAGCCCCAGACGCCGAGCAGCACCAGCGCGGTGGCGAGGGTGAGCTCCACGAGCGTCGGAACGGCGTCGAGGGTCTCGAGCGGGACCTGCGACAGGTGCCAGAACGGGGAGATCCCGTCGACCCAGGCTGGCAGTCGCAGGGTCTCCCCGAGCATGGCCTGGAAGAACACGAACGCGACCGCGGCCCAGGCTGCGCCACAGTGGCGCGGCCACAACCCGACCAGCGCGAGCGCCAGGGCGGCCAGGACCAGGCTGCCGGGCAGATAGCTGAGCTGGCCACCCACGTGCTCGGCGACCTGGTCCCACTCGCCCATGCCGAGCCCATAGCCGATGGCAAGGCCGAGGCCCATCAGGACGGTCAGCAGCAGTGCACCGAGACCGGTCACCAGGATGGTCGCGCCCGCCCACGCCGTCCTGGTGACGCGGGTGGCCAGGATGGCGTCTGCGCGGCCGGACTCCTCCTCGGCGCGGAGCCGCAGGACGGACGCCACCACGAAGCAGCTCGAGATCACGGCCATGAACAGGAAGACGTAGCGGAGGAACGCGTCGATGAGCGTCTGCTCGGCGTCCGGCGAGGCGCCGATGGCTGCGGCGATGTCGGGGTTGGAGGCAACCAGCTCGGGGATGGTCGGGATGACTGCTCCGTAGAGCATCCCGAGGGCGGTCAGGCCGACGGCCCAACCCACGATCAGGTTGCGCTGGAGGCGCAGGACCAGGCCCACCGGGGTGCCGAGGAGGGCCGTGGACCGCGGTGGGCCCGGCCGCGCGTGCAGCACCCCGCTGCCGAAGTCGCGTTGGACGGTGAGCCAGGCGGCGAGCGCGAGCAGAGCTGCCGTGGTGACCACCAGCAGCAGCGCCGGCCACCACCTCTCCACCCCGAAGGCGTCCATCTCCTGCGCCCACCCGAAGGGCGAGGCCCACACCAGTGCATTGTCCTGCATGGCTCCGAGACCGCGCACGACATAGCTCAGGGCGACCACGGCGCCGGTGATGCCGAGCGCACCGCGCGCGGACGTGGAGAGCTGCGCAGCGACCAGGCTCACCCCGACGAAGCACAGGCCCAGCAGCGCGAGCCCAGCGCCATACGTCACGCTGCCGACGCGATCCAGGCCGGCCGCCAGCATCGAGACGCTCGTGACCACGGCGATGAGCAGTGCTGCCCCCACGCCATAGAGGAGTCCGGCGAGGGTGGCGGCGTGGCGACCGACGACGACCGAGCGGACCAGCTCGGCGCGGCCGCTCTCCTCCTCCGCCCGCGTGTGGCGGACCACGAGGAACATCACCATCAAGCAGATCCCCAGCTGGGCGACCTGCGAGATCTCGTTGGCGACGATCCCGCCGATGGTGTCGATCGCTGCCTGCCGCCCGGACATCAGATAGCTCACCGGGCTGGAGCCCACAGCACTGGCATAGCCGGCGATCTTCTCGGGCGTGTCATAGATCGGGGTACGGCGAGCGCGCTGGCCGCGATCATCCCGCCGAGGCCGGCGACCCAGACCGGCAGTCGCAGCCGGTCCCGGCGCAGCACGAGGCGGACGAGCTGACCCGTGCCCGTGAACGGCGAGCTCACGGGGCGACCTCCTCGCCGTACTGGCGCAGGAAGAGCTCCTCCAGCGTCGGCGGATGGGCCGCCAGCGAACGCACGCCCAACGTCGCGAGCATCCGGACCGCCGTGTCGAGGTGGTCGGAGTCGACGTCGAAGGTCACCCGGCCGTCGAGGAACTGAGGGTTGTGCACCCCCTCGACCCCGCCGATGTCGGTGGCCGGTCGCTCCGTCTCGGCGATGACAGTCGTGCGGGTCAGGTGCCGCAGCTCGGCCAGCGTGCCGCTCTGGACCACCCGGCCGGCCCGGATGATGCTGACCCGGTCGGCCAGAGCCTCGGCCTCGGCGAGGATGTGGGAGCTGAGCAGCACCGTCGCCCCGTCGGACTTCATCTCCAGCACGGCCCGCTGGAACTCCGCCTCCATGAGCGGGTCGAGGCCGGACGTGGGCTCGTCGAGCAGGTAGAGGTCGGCGCGGGACGCCAGGGCGGCCACCAGCGCGACCTTCTGCCGGTTGCCCTTGGAATAGGTCCGGGTCTTCTTGCGCGGATCCAGCTCGAACCGGTCGAGCATCTCGGCGCGGCGCTGCTCGTCCAGGCCGCCGCGCATGCGGCCGATCATGTCGATGACCTCGCCGCCGGTCAGGTTGGGCCACAGGGCGACGTCGCCGGGAACATAGGCGATCCGCCGATGCAGCTCGGTGCCCTCGCGCCACGGGTCGCCCCCCAGCATCGTCGCGCTCCCGCTGTCGGCCTTGAGCAGGCCGAGCAGCACCCTGATGGCGGTGGACTTGCCGGCGCCGTTGGGTCCGAGGAAGCCGTGGACCTCCCCGGGCTCGACCGTGAGGTCCAGGCCGTCCAGCGCCCGCACGCGGCCGAAGGTCTTGACGATGTCGCGAAGCTCGATGGCGCTCACGTCAGCATCGTGGCACAGCGGACTGCTGGTCGCCTCAGGGCGCGAGGTCGATGCCTTCGGCTGTGGCTCGTGCTCGTAGGCGGGGCAGGATGTCGTGTTCGTAGCTGGTGAGGAAGCGTTCCTGGTCGGGTCCGGGGGCGTGGAAGACGAGGTGGCGGAAGCCCATGTCGACGTAGTCCCAGATGCGTTGGACGTGTTCGTCGGGGTCGTTGGAGACGATGAAGCGTGAGGCGGTGCGTTCGACGGGGAGGGCGTCGGCGAGGCGTTGCATCTCGACGGGGTCCTCGACGCCGGTCTTCTCGTCGCTGGAGAGGGCCAGCGCGCCCCAGAACCGGGTGTCGTGCATGGCGCGGTCGTGGTCGGGGTCGAAGGAGACCTTGACCTCGATCATGAGGTCGAGGTCGTCGAGGGTCTTGTCGGCCTTGGCGGCGCCGTCGGCCAGGGCGGGGAGCAGGGTGTCGGTGTAGAGCTCGGGTCCTTTGCCGCTGGTGCAGATGAAGCCGTCGCCCATGCGGCCGGCGAGGCGGGTGGCGGCGGGGCCGGAGGCGGCGACGTAGAGGGGGACCCGGGTCTGGGGGAGGTCGTAGATGGTGGCTTTGTCGAGGTTGTAGTAGTCGCCGGTGTAGGTGACGCGTTCGCCTTCCCACAGGGCGGTGATGACCTGGAGTGCTTCCTTGAGGCGGGCGAAGCGTTCTTTTCCGTCGGGCCAGTGGAGGCCGAGGGGGGCTTCGTTCATGGATTCGCCGGAGCCGACGCCGAGGATGATGCGTCCGGGGGCCAGGCAGCCGAGGGTGGCGAAGGCTTGGGCGATGACGCCGGGGTGGTAGCGGAAGGTGGGGGTCAGGACGCTGGTGCCGAGGTTGACGCGGGTGGTGCGGGCGGCGACGGCGCCGAGCCAGGGGAGTGCGGCGGGGGCGTGGCCGCCGTCGTGGCGCCAGGGTTGGAGGTGGTCGCTGACGAAGACTGAGTCGAAGCCGGAGTCCTCGGCGAGGACGGCGAGGTCGACGAGGTGTTGGGGGGCGAACTGTTCTGAGGATGCCTTGTAGCCGAACCGGAGCATGAGACCTACAGCCCGCCCAGCTCAGCGAGGGCCTCGAGCTGTTCCACGTAGTGAGCGACCGACTCGGCGCGGATCGTGGTGTTGAGGACGGTCGCGCCGGCCGACTGGGCGGCCTCGAGCTTGGCGACGGTGCGTTCCGGGGCGCCGATCGGGTCGAGGTGACCCGCCGGCAGCACGACCTCGAAGCCGTCAGGCTGGTCGACCTGGTCGAGCAGCGCCCGGTAGCCGTCGAGGGGGAGGCCGAAGGGGACCCACCCGTCGGCCAGCGTGGCCGCGCGTTGCAGCGACCTCAGGGAGCTGCCACCGATCCACAGGGGAACGTGACGCTGCACTGCGGTGGGCCGGACGACCACGTCCGCGAACTGGTAGTGGCTGCCTGAGTAGGTCGGCTCCTCGACGCCGAGGCTCGCCCTCAGGGCGCGCAGCGCGTCGTCGGCACGGCCACCGCGGCCGGCGAAGGGTGCGCCCAGCAGCTCGAACTCCTCCTGGAGGCTCCCGACACCGAGGCCGAGGACGAGGCGACCGTTGCTGACGCGATCGAGGGTCCCGTAGCGCTTGACGATCTCCAGGGGGTGGTGATAGCCCAGCACGAGCACCTGGGTGGCCAGTCGGATCCTCGTCGTCCGGGCCGCGAGATAGCCGAGGGTGGCCAGCGGGTCCCAGTACGTCGCGCCGCGCTGCACCGCGACGTCGCTCGGGACGACGACGTGCTCGCTGCAGGTGAGGTGGTGGAACCCCAGCCGGTCGGCCGTCTCGGCGATGGTGGCGAGACCGGTGATCCCGGCGTCCTGCTCCCACGCGGCGACAAGCCCGGGGACAGCGGTGACGACCGGGCTGATGAGGCCGACCTTCATGCGACCACTCTTCTTCGACTCATGATCAGCCAGTCAAGCGGTCTTTGCGCCGGCTCACCGGCGACCTCCCGGTGACTGGGAAGAATGAATTTCAGTTTTGGGTTCACAGCCGCCTCGAGCACTGCTAACGTCTGCTTGGTCAGCACCTAGAATTCATTTCAGTTTTCTCTTCTGGAGGCCACCGTGTCCATCGCCACCGCCGAAGCCCCGACGACGCGCCAGCTGCCCCCGTCGATGGTCGAACGGATGACTCTCATCCTGGATGCCTTCCCGCACCGGACGAGTCGCCTGACCCTGGAGGACGTCGCGCGGGCGACCCACCTGCCGAGGTCGACGGCGCACCGCATCCTCGACCAGCTGGTCAAGCTGCAGTGGCTCGAGCACACCTCCTTCGGCTACAGCCTGGGGCGCCGTTCCCTGCAGCTGGGCGGCGGCGGGGACGAGGCCAGCGAGCTCCGCTCCGCAGCCTCGCCGCTCATCCACGCCCTGATGCTGCGCACGGGACTCACCGTGCACCTGGCGACCCTCGACGAGGGCCACGTGCACTACCTCGACAAGATCGGTGGACGCTTCGCCAGCACCGTGCCCTCGAAGGTGGGCGGGCACGCGCCGGCCTACTCGACGGCGCTGGGCAAGGCGATGCTCGCCTGGTTGGCCCCCGAGGACGTCGAGCAGCGGGTGGAGGCCGGCATGTCGGGCACCGGTGGGCGCACCGCTCTCGACCTCAACGCCTTCCACCGGGAGCTGCACCAGGTCCGGAGCCGCCGAGGCCTGGCCTTCGAGCGAGGTGAGAGCTTCCAGCACCTCGGCTGCGTCGCCGCTGCGATCCAGGCGCCGGAAGGCCCCATCGGGGCCATCTCCCTCGTGGGGGAGGCAGGTGCCTGCCTCGAGCGGGTCGCCCCGCTCGTGCTCGACACCGCGCGCAGGGTCTCGCTGACCCTCTTCCCCGACCTCGAGTCCCGGCGCATGCGGCGCTCGCGACCCCAGGTCGTCGGGATCATCTGAGGCGACTCAGCCCCAGTGGTCGCCCCATCCCCACAGGGTCGGGGCGACCTCGGCGTGCAGCTCCTCCACACCGAAGCGGCCGCGGAAGAACAGCATCGGTCGGTCGTCTCCCTCAGCGGTCTCCAGCTCGAGCACGCGCCCGACGACCACGTCGTGGTCTCCCTCCACGTGGACGGTGTGGACCTCCGCGTGCACCCGCATCAGCACCCCGGGCAGTGACGGGGTGCCCCACGCGGACATGGTCCAGTCGAGGCCGTCGTACTTCTCCCCGCGGCTGGAGCCGAAGCGGTCGCAGAGGTCGCGCTGGTCCTCGCCGAGCACGTTGACGGTGAACCGACCGGCTTCGCGGATGCGAGGCCAGGCACGCCCGCGGTGGTCGGCGCAGAAGAGGACCAGGGGCGGTTCGAGCGACACCGACGCGAACGACTGGCAGGCGAAGCCCACCGGCTCGTCGGCATACCCCGTCACGACGGTCACGCCCGAGGCGAAGGACCCCATCGCGGCGCGCATCTCGCCTGGCGTCGGGGGTGTCAGCTGCATGGTGTCTTCCATGCCGGGACCGTACGGCGACCCGCGCCGGCCGCTGCTCGAGCGGTCCCGGTCAGCGGTCGCACGGCTCCCGGTGATCGGGACGTGCGGGGGGTGTGGGCGGGGCCCGGTTCCTACGGTGAGCCCGTGACTGTGACCCATGAGGAGAGCCTGCGCGAGCTGGCGACCGACGACGGAGTGCTGCGCTACCACGAGGCAGGGCCGGCGAACGGTCGACCACTCGTCCTGCTGCACGGCTCTGGCCCGGGCGTGACGGGCTGGCGCAACTTCCGCGGCAACCTGGACCTGTTCGCCCAGCACTTCCGCTGCCTGGTGCTCGAGCTGCCGGGCTTCGGCGTGAGCGACCCGACCGAGCAGCACCCGATGGCTGCGGCCCTCCCGGCCGTGGAGCGGTTCCTCGACGGCCTCGGTCTCGACCAGGTCGACGTGGTCGGCAACTCGATGGGCGGTGTGGTCGCCACGCGCCTCGCACTCGCGCAGCCCGACCGCATCCGTCGCCTGGTCACGATCGGCGGGATGGGGCGCAACATCTTCAGTCCGGGGCCGGGCGAGGGGATCAACCTCCTCGTCGAGTTCACCGAGGACCCGACCCGTGAGCGGCTCGTGACGTGGTTGCGCTCCATGGTCTTCGACCAGTCCCTGGTCACCGACGAGCTGGTCGAGGAACGCTGGCAGCAGGCGACCGAGCCCGACACCCTGGCGAGCGCGCGGCGGATGTATGGCCGCGGCGTGCTGCAGGCCATGGCGGCCGCCGCCGAGCGCTCGGCGGAGCCGCCCTACTGGGCGATGCTGCACAAGATCAAGGCCCGCACCCTCATCACCTGGGGGCGGGACGACCGCGTCAGCCCGCTGGACATGGCGTTGGTGCCGATGCGGACCATCCCCGACGCCGAGCTGCACGTGCTGCCCAGCTGCGGGCACTGGGCGATGATCGAGCAGAAGGCGGCCTGGGAGTCGGTCGTCCTGTCCTTCCTGACGAGGGTCGACTGATGGCCGGGTGGGACCACGAGGTCGACTTCCTCGTCGTCGGCTCCGGCGGCGGCGGCATGGCTGCCGCGCTCACGGCCCACGACGCGGGACTGACCACGCTCGTGGTGGAGAAGGCCACGATGTATGGCGGCAGCACGGGCATCTCCGGTGGCGGGATCTGGATCCCCAACAACCCGACGCTGCGTGCGGCCGGGCACGACGACAGCCGCGCGTCGATCCGGCGCTACCTCGACCTCCTCACCGACGGCCAGGTCTCGCCGGCCCGGCTCGACGCCTACGTCGACCAGGGCCCGGCGGCCATGGAGCTGCTCGGGAGGAGCCGCTGGTGGCGGCTCGCCTGGACCAAGGGATATGCCGACTACCACCCGGAGTGGGAGGGCGGGCGACCGCTCGGCCGCTCAGTGGAGCCGCTGCCGTTCGACACCCGCAGGCTGGGCGAGGACGAGGCCTTCCAGCGCCCCAACAGCCTGAAGGGCCCGCTGGGACTGTGGATCACCGCCGCGGACTATCGCGACCTGGCGATGGTCAAGCGGACCTGGCGCGGCCGGTGGAAGTCGGTCGTCGCCGCGTGGCGCGTGTCGTCCAACGCGGTCCGTCGTCGCCACATGGCCACCGGCGGCCGGGCCCTGGTGGCCCGGCTGCGGATGGCGCTCAAGGACGCCGACATCCCGCTGTGGCTGCGCACCCCGATGACCGCCCTCGTCGTGGAGGAGGGACGTGTCGTCGGCATCGAGGTCACGCGTGACGGCGCCTCGATGAGGATCCGTGGTCGCCACGGGGTCCTGCTCGCCTGCGGCGGCTTCGACCACGACCCGGACCTGCGTGAGGCCCACCTGCCCGAGGGCGCACGGCCGGACCGCAGCCTCGGTGCCCGGGAGAACACCGGTGACGGGATCGTGGCCGGTCTCGGGCTGGGCGCCGCCGTGCAGTTCATGGACGACGCCTGGTGGATACCGAG comes from Nocardioides piscis and encodes:
- a CDS encoding flavin reductase family protein, with the protein product MEDTMQLTPPTPGEMRAAMGSFASGVTVVTGYADEPVGFACQSFASVSLEPPLVLFCADHRGRAWPRIREAGRFTVNVLGEDQRDLCDRFGSSRGEKYDGLDWTMSAWGTPSLPGVLMRVHAEVHTVHVEGDHDVVVGRVLELETAEGDDRPMLFFRGRFGVEELHAEVAPTLWGWGDHWG
- the fgd gene encoding glucose-6-phosphate dehydrogenase (coenzyme-F420), translating into MLRFGYKASSEQFAPQHLVDLAVLAEDSGFDSVFVSDHLQPWRHDGGHAPAALPWLGAVAARTTRVNLGTSVLTPTFRYHPGVIAQAFATLGCLAPGRIILGVGSGESMNEAPLGLHWPDGKERFARLKEALQVITALWEGERVTYTGDYYNLDKATIYDLPQTRVPLYVAASGPAATRLAGRMGDGFICTSGKGPELYTDTLLPALADGAAKADKTLDDLDLMIEVKVSFDPDHDRAMHDTRFWGALALSSDEKTGVEDPVEMQRLADALPVERTASRFIVSNDPDEHVQRIWDYVDMGFRHLVFHAPGPDQERFLTSYEHDILPRLRARATAEGIDLAP
- a CDS encoding ABC transporter ATP-binding protein, producing the protein MSAIELRDIVKTFGRVRALDGLDLTVEPGEVHGFLGPNGAGKSTAIRVLLGLLKADSGSATMLGGDPWREGTELHRRIAYVPGDVALWPNLTGGEVIDMIGRMRGGLDEQRRAEMLDRFELDPRKKTRTYSKGNRQKVALVAALASRADLYLLDEPTSGLDPLMEAEFQRAVLEMKSDGATVLLSSHILAEAEALADRVSIIRAGRVVQSGTLAELRHLTRTTVIAETERPATDIGGVEGVHNPQFLDGRVTFDVDSDHLDTAVRMLATLGVRSLAAHPPTLEELFLRQYGEEVAP
- a CDS encoding IclR family transcriptional regulator, translating into MSIATAEAPTTRQLPPSMVERMTLILDAFPHRTSRLTLEDVARATHLPRSTAHRILDQLVKLQWLEHTSFGYSLGRRSLQLGGGGDEASELRSAASPLIHALMLRTGLTVHLATLDEGHVHYLDKIGGRFASTVPSKVGGHAPAYSTALGKAMLAWLAPEDVEQRVEAGMSGTGGRTALDLNAFHRELHQVRSRRGLAFERGESFQHLGCVAAAIQAPEGPIGAISLVGEAGACLERVAPLVLDTARRVSLTLFPDLESRRMRRSRPQVVGII
- a CDS encoding LLM class F420-dependent oxidoreductase, whose amino-acid sequence is MKVGLISPVVTAVPGLVAAWEQDAGITGLATIAETADRLGFHHLTCSEHVVVPSDVAVQRGATYWDPLATLGYLAARTTRIRLATQVLVLGYHHPLEIVKRYGTLDRVSNGRLVLGLGVGSLQEEFELLGAPFAGRGGRADDALRALRASLGVEEPTYSGSHYQFADVVVRPTAVQRHVPLWIGGSSLRSLQRAATLADGWVPFGLPLDGYRALLDQVDQPDGFEVVLPAGHLDPIGAPERTVAKLEAAQSAGATVLNTTIRAESVAHYVEQLEALAELGGL
- a CDS encoding alpha/beta fold hydrolase; the encoded protein is MTVTHEESLRELATDDGVLRYHEAGPANGRPLVLLHGSGPGVTGWRNFRGNLDLFAQHFRCLVLELPGFGVSDPTEQHPMAAALPAVERFLDGLGLDQVDVVGNSMGGVVATRLALAQPDRIRRLVTIGGMGRNIFSPGPGEGINLLVEFTEDPTRERLVTWLRSMVFDQSLVTDELVEERWQQATEPDTLASARRMYGRGVLQAMAAAAERSAEPPYWAMLHKIKARTLITWGRDDRVSPLDMALVPMRTIPDAELHVLPSCGHWAMIEQKAAWESVVLSFLTRVD